One genomic segment of Gallaecimonas xiamenensis 3-C-1 includes these proteins:
- a CDS encoding RodZ domain-containing protein: MAEPSELHETLSAGQRLRQARESRGWSTNDVAKRLNLRVSVVEKLESDDYDKNSPATYTKGYIRAYCRLLELKEAEVMAELCSDNLKSQSETHMQSFSRRTAREKSDSWLTLVTWLIGLVILGLLIYFGWQQATTNGSLVNTQAQPNTSTSAVVALPVKDEGVDLGTPLEISEEEQDQSGSQPGDTPEQAPEQQPEPAAEPATTEVTAPEPAPAQASSSEQVALQTLEISFRGDCWVRIEDSTGKRVLEGVKAEGQSYRLQGQAPFSLKLGAPEMVDLTYQGAAVDLSGYKAAKLAKLSLPLN; the protein is encoded by the coding sequence ATGGCAGAACCAAGCGAGCTCCACGAAACGCTTAGTGCCGGCCAGCGTTTGCGACAAGCCCGGGAAAGCCGAGGCTGGTCCACCAATGATGTAGCCAAGCGCCTCAACCTGCGGGTGTCCGTGGTCGAGAAGCTGGAGAGCGACGATTACGACAAGAATTCACCCGCCACCTACACCAAGGGTTACATCCGCGCTTATTGCCGCCTGCTGGAGCTTAAAGAAGCCGAAGTGATGGCGGAGCTGTGCTCAGACAATCTCAAAAGCCAATCCGAAACCCATATGCAGAGCTTTTCCCGGCGCACCGCCAGGGAAAAGTCCGACAGCTGGCTGACCCTGGTCACCTGGCTTATCGGCCTGGTGATCCTGGGGCTGTTGATCTATTTCGGCTGGCAACAGGCCACCACTAACGGCAGCCTGGTCAATACCCAGGCCCAACCCAACACCAGTACCAGCGCCGTTGTGGCCCTGCCGGTCAAGGACGAAGGGGTTGATTTGGGGACTCCCCTTGAGATCTCCGAAGAAGAGCAGGACCAGTCCGGCAGCCAGCCTGGCGATACCCCCGAACAGGCCCCCGAGCAGCAACCAGAACCCGCTGCCGAGCCGGCCACTACGGAGGTAACAGCCCCTGAGCCGGCACCGGCCCAGGCCAGCAGCAGCGAACAAGTGGCACTGCAAACGCTGGAAATCTCCTTTCGCGGCGACTGTTGGGTTAGAATCGAGGACAGTACCGGCAAGAGGGTATTGGAAGGGGTCAAGGCCGAAGGCCAGTCCTACCGCCTTCAAGGCCAGGCACCTTTTAGTTTGAAGCTGGGCGCACCGGAAATGGTCGACTTGACCTACCAGGGTGCGGCCGTCGATTTGTCGGGGTATAAGGCCGCCAAGCTTGCCAAGCTGTCCTTGCCCCTGAACTGA
- the ispG gene encoding flavodoxin-dependent (E)-4-hydroxy-3-methylbut-2-enyl-diphosphate synthase has translation MQHQPPIQRRQSTRIYVGNVPIGDGAPIAVQSMTNTRTTDVAATVAQIQAIQRAGADLVRVSVPTMDAAEAFKLIKEQVDIPLVADIHFDYRIALKVAEYGADCLRINPGNIGKEERIRAVVDAARDRNIPIRIGVNGGSLEKDLQEKYGEPTPAALVESAMRHVDILDRLDFQNFKVSVKASDVFLAVDAYRLLAKQIVQPLHLGITEAGGARSGAVKSAIGLGMLLSEGIGDTLRVSLAADPVEEVKVGFDILKSLRIRSRGINFIACPSCSRQEFDVIGTVNALENRLEDITTPLDVSVIGCVVNGPGEALVSDMGIAGATRKSGYYVDGERQKERLDNDNLVDELEARIRAKVAMISQRIPVKNGE, from the coding sequence ATGCAGCATCAGCCGCCTATTCAGCGCCGCCAGTCCACCCGTATCTACGTGGGCAACGTGCCCATCGGTGACGGGGCGCCCATCGCCGTCCAGTCCATGACCAACACCCGTACCACGGATGTGGCGGCGACTGTGGCGCAGATCCAGGCCATCCAAAGGGCCGGTGCCGATCTGGTACGGGTATCGGTCCCCACCATGGACGCCGCCGAGGCGTTCAAGCTGATCAAGGAACAAGTGGATATCCCCCTGGTGGCGGATATCCATTTTGACTACCGCATTGCCCTCAAGGTGGCCGAATACGGCGCCGACTGCCTGCGTATCAATCCCGGTAACATCGGCAAGGAAGAGCGCATCCGCGCCGTGGTGGATGCGGCCCGCGACCGCAATATCCCCATCCGCATCGGTGTTAACGGCGGTTCTTTGGAAAAAGATCTGCAGGAAAAATACGGTGAGCCGACCCCTGCCGCCCTGGTGGAGTCGGCCATGCGCCATGTGGACATCCTTGACCGCCTGGATTTCCAGAACTTCAAGGTGTCGGTCAAGGCCTCCGACGTGTTCCTGGCGGTAGACGCCTACCGCCTGCTGGCCAAGCAAATCGTCCAGCCCCTGCACCTGGGCATCACCGAAGCCGGCGGTGCCCGCAGCGGCGCCGTCAAGTCCGCCATCGGCCTTGGTATGCTGCTGAGCGAGGGCATAGGCGACACCCTGCGGGTGTCCCTGGCTGCCGACCCGGTGGAAGAGGTCAAAGTCGGCTTTGACATCCTCAAATCCCTGCGTATTCGCTCCCGTGGTATCAACTTCATCGCCTGCCCCAGCTGCTCGCGCCAAGAGTTCGATGTCATAGGTACGGTCAACGCCCTGGAAAACCGCCTGGAAGACATCACCACCCCCCTGGACGTGTCCGTTATCGGCTGCGTGGTCAACGGCCCTGGCGAGGCTCTGGTGTCCGATATGGGCATTGCCGGTGCCACCCGCAAGAGCGGCTACTATGTGGACGGTGAGCGCCAGAAGGAACGCCTGGACAACGACAACCTGGTGGACGAACTGGAAGCGCGGATCCGCGCCAAGGTGGCCATGATCAGCCAGCGTATCCCCGTCAAAAACGGCGAGTAA
- the hisS gene encoding histidine--tRNA ligase, translated as MKSIQAIRGMNDCLPEQSPLWQYVEGAIRDTVASFGYSEIRTPIVESTDLFKRSIGEVTDIVEKEMYTFSDRNGDSLTLRPEGTASAVRAGIEHGLLYNQEQRLWYMGPMFRHERPQKGRYRQFHQFGVEAYGLAGPDIDAEVILLSASLWDKLGIKDNVTLELNSLGSNEARANYRDVLIAFLEKHIDVLDEDAKRRMYSNPLRVLDTKNPDIQAVLKDAPRLHDYLDDESKAHFEGLKALLDSVGISYRINERLVRGLDYYNRTVFEWVTDSLGAQGTVCAGGRYDGLVEQLGGKATQGVGFGLGLERLVLLVEALAKTEQVKSAVDAYLCPMGEAAEGQAFVLAQQLRSQLPGLRLMCHCGGGNFKKQLKRADKSGARWALILGDNELAEGLVTVKDLKEGSQLSLPMAELASHLEQR; from the coding sequence ATGAAAAGCATCCAAGCCATCCGTGGCATGAACGACTGCCTGCCCGAGCAGAGCCCCCTTTGGCAATATGTGGAAGGGGCCATCCGCGATACGGTGGCGTCTTTCGGCTACAGCGAAATTCGCACCCCTATCGTCGAGTCCACCGATCTGTTCAAGCGCAGCATCGGCGAAGTGACCGACATCGTCGAAAAAGAGATGTACACCTTCAGCGATCGCAACGGTGACAGCCTGACCCTGCGCCCCGAAGGCACCGCCAGCGCGGTGCGTGCCGGCATCGAGCACGGCCTTTTGTACAACCAGGAACAGCGCCTGTGGTACATGGGCCCCATGTTCCGCCACGAACGCCCGCAAAAAGGCCGCTACCGCCAGTTCCATCAGTTCGGGGTGGAAGCCTACGGCCTGGCCGGCCCAGATATCGACGCCGAAGTGATACTGCTGTCCGCCAGCCTCTGGGACAAACTGGGCATCAAGGACAACGTCACCCTGGAGCTCAACAGCCTGGGCTCCAACGAGGCCCGCGCCAACTACCGGGACGTGCTGATCGCCTTTTTGGAAAAACACATCGACGTGCTGGACGAAGACGCCAAGCGCCGCATGTATTCCAACCCGCTGCGGGTGCTGGACACCAAGAACCCCGACATCCAGGCCGTGCTCAAAGACGCCCCGCGCCTGCACGACTACCTGGACGACGAGTCCAAGGCCCACTTCGAAGGCCTCAAGGCACTGCTGGACAGCGTCGGCATCAGCTACCGCATCAACGAGCGCCTGGTGCGCGGCCTGGACTACTACAACCGCACCGTCTTCGAATGGGTGACCGACAGCCTGGGTGCCCAGGGTACCGTCTGTGCCGGTGGCCGTTACGACGGTCTGGTGGAACAGCTGGGTGGCAAGGCGACCCAGGGCGTGGGCTTTGGCCTGGGCCTGGAGCGCCTGGTGCTGCTGGTGGAGGCCCTGGCCAAGACCGAGCAGGTCAAAAGCGCCGTGGACGCCTACCTGTGCCCCATGGGCGAGGCCGCCGAGGGCCAGGCCTTCGTATTGGCCCAGCAACTGCGTAGCCAGTTGCCAGGGTTGCGCCTGATGTGCCACTGTGGTGGCGGCAATTTCAAGAAGCAGCTCAAGCGAGCTGACAAGAGCGGTGCCCGTTGGGCGTTGATCCTGGGTGACAACGAGCTGGCCGAGGGCCTGGTCACCGTCAAGGATCTAAAAGAAGGCAGCCAGCTGAGCCTGCCCATGGCCGAGCTGGCCAGCCATCTTGAGCAACGATAA
- a CDS encoding YfgM family protein, whose protein sequence is MEIYSTEEQQVDAIKRFWKEHGNGIIVGTLIGLAGIYGWRWYGEHEKAQQEATSASYEEVVKKVDGGDLAAGDAFLATESAGQYQSLMAARLAKKAVEASELDKALGYLDQALSHSKDENLNAIFTLRKARIQLAKGDAAAAKASVELVKNDAFNAEAQELLGDIAVKEGDLAAARTAYQQALTGQAGAPALQLKLESLDSKG, encoded by the coding sequence GTGGAAATTTACAGCACTGAAGAACAACAGGTCGATGCCATCAAGCGCTTCTGGAAAGAGCACGGCAACGGCATCATCGTCGGGACCCTGATTGGCCTGGCCGGCATCTACGGCTGGCGCTGGTACGGCGAGCACGAAAAGGCCCAGCAGGAAGCCACCTCCGCCAGCTATGAAGAGGTCGTCAAGAAAGTGGACGGCGGTGACCTGGCCGCCGGCGACGCCTTCTTGGCCACCGAAAGCGCTGGCCAGTACCAGTCACTGATGGCGGCCCGCCTGGCCAAAAAAGCCGTGGAAGCCAGCGAGCTGGACAAGGCCCTTGGCTACCTGGACCAAGCCCTCAGCCACAGCAAAGACGAAAACCTCAACGCCATCTTCACCTTGCGCAAAGCCCGGATACAGCTGGCCAAGGGCGACGCTGCCGCCGCCAAGGCCAGTGTCGAGTTGGTTAAAAATGACGCATTCAACGCCGAGGCCCAGGAACTTTTGGGTGATATCGCCGTCAAGGAAGGCGACCTGGCAGCGGCTCGCACTGCTTACCAACAGGCCCTGACCGGACAGGCCGGAGCCCCTGCCTTGCAATTAAAACTCGAATCTTTGGATAGCAAAGGCTAA